The genomic region CGAGCACGTCGATGCGGGTGGACCGCGAGAACCCGTTCACGCGCCTCTTCATCTCGCCCACGCCCGCGGTCGACACGAGCGTGTTCATCCACGGTGAGATGGTGCGGCAGGCGACCTTGCACTTCATCCCTTCGTTTTATTTCACGATCCTCGGCGCGAACTTCAGCATCCCGATCGCCAATCTTCCGCTCGCGCTCCCGCCGTCCAAGCCTGAGCCCTGGGATTTCGACAAGGTCGACGTGCACATCCCGCTGCCGCAGATCTCGACGCCCGCCGAGCTCGACCTCGGCAGCGTGCCCATCGGCGCGGCCACCGCCGTGCAGCTCAAGGTGAGCGACGTGGGCGAAGAGCTGCTCGTCGTGGACGCCGCGAGCGTGCACCCGTGGGCCTTCGTCGACACGCCCCGCGCGACCGTCGATCGCGGCGCCACGACCAGCGTCCGCGTGGCCGTCACGCCGGACAAGGAGGGCAAGTTCGACGTGCCGGTGACGCTCACCACGAACGATCCGCTCCGGCCGGTCACCGAGGTGCACCTCCGCGGGCTCGCCGAGAAGAAGCTCGCGCCCGGCGCCGCGCCCGGTGGTGACCCGGCCGCGGGCGAGGAGGCGTCGGGCTGCGGCTGTCGCGCGGCCTCGCGCGCGTCGTCGTCGGAGAGCTCCGCGCCGTCGTGGGCCGCCCTCGGGCTCATGGGCTTCGCGCTCGCCTTCGCGCGCGGTCGCCGTCGGCGCTGAGCGACGCGCCCGAAGACGCGTCCGCGACCCGTCCGCGTGTGTGTAGGATGCATGTATGTAGGATGCACGCGTGCAGGATGCGCGTAGAGCGCGGGGCTCAGCGCTTCTTCGTGAAGAACGCGGTCACCTTGGGCTCCTGCGCGACGCGAAACGTGTGGCAGAGGTGCAGGTTCTCGAGCGCCTGCGCGTAGAGGCGCGGACCGCCGACGTACCGCGCCGCGCGCGGACCGAAGAACGCCTCGATCTCGCTCCGGCGGGCGTCGTCGCAGAAGGCCGCCCCGACGTTGGGGAAGCCCGCGGCGGTGTCCCTCGGCAGCCTCGCGACGAGCGCGTCGAAGTGGTCCTTGAGGAACGCGTACGCGAGCGGCACGGTCTCGGGGAGGCGTGTCGCGCTCCACAAGAGGCGCACGGTCTCGCGCGCGTCGAGGCCCGGGTCGAGCACGAGCGCGAGCGACGCAGAGACGAGCGCGGGCTCCTGAAACTGGCCGAGGGCGCCGAGCGCGTAGTCGCGGTCGCGGCGGTCTCTCGTGGTCTTCGCCTCGCGCACGAGGGCGTCGAAGAGGGCGCGGTCACCGAAGCGCGCGGCGATCGCGAGCACGGTGCCGACGAGCTCCGGCTCGATCGCGTTCTTGTCGGTGAGCCACGCGCGCGCGAGCTTCCCGCACTCCGCGCGGAGCGCTGGGTCCTCGCCTTGATCGGCCACGACCTCGACGAGCCCGGGGCGGAGCCAGCGCGTGTTCTCGTCTTCGTTCGGCTTCGCGCGGAGCCCCAGGGTCCGCGCGCGCGCGCCGAAGTTGCGCTGCACGAACGTGGCGTATTCGCGGCGCGTCGCCTTCGTGACGAGCGGGGTGTCGCGCAGGGTCGCCACGGGCCAGAGCGCGGCCTCGACCACCTGCACGTCGGAGTCCTTCGCGAGGGCGGGGACGAGCCCGAGGAAGGCGCCGAGGTCGGCCTTGCCCGCGCGCGCGGCCGCGAGCACGTCCCCCGAGAGCGCGATCTTCTCGGCGGGCGTGAGGCGGCTCATGTGCGCGGCGAGCCCGGCGAGGAGCGCGGGCGAGTGCCCCACGCGGTAGTAGCCGCTCGCGCCGTCGTTGGGCAGCGCCCACGCCGGGCACGAGGGCAGGGCGAGGGCGCCCTTCTCGGTGGCAAGGAGCGTGCAAGTTATTGATTCTGCATCTGTTTTTGTGCCGCCTCCCGCGCGCGCGCAGACCGGGATCTGCCAAGGCGGCGCCGCCGGGGTGCCCGGCGAGCCGGCGGGCAAGTACCGGGATTGGGTCAGGCGAAGCTCAGGGCTTCCCCGCGCACGACACCTCGGCCTCGACCAGCGGGACGCCCGGCCTGTCGAGGAACGTCGCGAAGGGGGCCGACACGTCGCGGCCCGCCTCCGCCGAGATCGCGCCGAGGAAGTCGCGTGAGGTCGCCGTGCCGTGGGCGTGCTCGCGCATGTAGCGCCGCACGCCGCGCTGGAAGGTCTCGGCGCCGACCCAGCGCTCGAACATGCCGATCACCGCGGCGCCCTTTTGGTAGGTGATCGTGTCGAAGGCGTTCTTGATGTCGTCGCTCGAGGCGATGGGCTGCCGTATCTGTCGCGCGCTCACCAGGCTGTCGGTGCGCATCGCGCCGCTCGCCGACGACGCGCGGCGCGTCGAGGCGCCCCACTCGGGCCGGTAGGCCTCGATGACCTTCGGGGTCATCCACGTCGCGAACGCCTCGTTCAGCCACAGGTCGTCCCACCACGCGGTGGTCACCAGATCGCCGAACCACTGGTGCGCGAGCTCGTGCGCGTTGACGCTCGCGAACGCGCGCCGGAACCCTGTCGACTCGGTGCCGGGCTTCGCGAGGATGAGCGACTGCCGATAGGTCACGAGGCCCGGGTTCTCCATGGCGCCGCCGAAGAGCGGCACCGCGATGAGGTCGAGCTTCTCGTACGGGTAGGGGCCGCCGAAGTATTTTTCGAGCTCGGTGAGCACCGGCGGTGTGCTCGCGACGGCGTAGCGAGCCCAGTCTTCCTTTCCGTGAGGCACGACGATGCGCACCGGGGTCTTCCCCACCTTGCCGGCGTCGACGTAGCCGAACGGGCCCACGGCGAAGGCGACGAGGTAGCTCGGCAGCGGCTTCGTCTCAGCGAAGCGCACGGTCGTGAAGCCGTCTTTCCCTTCTTCGCTCGACAAGATGGGGGTGTTCGACACCGCCGTGTCGCCAGGCTTCACGCGCAGCGTGAGCTGCCACGGCGCCTTGTACGCGGGCTCGTCGAGGCACGGGAACACTCGCCGCGCGGCGAGCGGCTCGAAGTGGGTGAACACGTACGGGCGGCCGTCCTCCACCTGCCGCGAGGCGCCGTCGGTCTCGGTGCTGGAGAGCTTGCCCTCGTAGGTGATGTGCACCGCCGTGCGGCCGGCGATCGGCTGCGGAAAGGAGAGGGCTACGAAGCTCGCTCCGCCCGGCACGATCGCGGCCTTCACGGCCCCCGCGCCCTCGCCCGCGTGGGCCTCGCGCAGGGTGAGCGCGTCGGCGTTCAGCCAGAGCAGCGAGAGCGGCGCGTCCACCTCGAGCTCGAGGGTCATCTCGCCCTCGAAGACCTCGCGGGACGGCACCACCGTGAGGGTGGCGGCGTTCCTCACCGAGCGCACCCCGGAGGGGAGGCGGACGGTCGGCTGCGGAGGAGTGGCCCCTGTCGTCGAGGCGACCGCGGTGGGCGCGAGCGGCGTGGCCCGCGGACCGGGGGCCGCGGGATCGGGCGGGGGTTGGGCGGCGGCGCACGCGGCGAGCGAGGCGAGCGAGGCGAGCGAGGCGAGGCCGACACGCGCAGAGAGCGCAGAACGCGGAGCGCGCGTGACGAGGGGCGGCGGGGGGCGGCGAGGCATCTCGCAGTCGTACCGGACCTCGCGGCAGGCGGGCGTGGATTCCGCCCCGGTCGCGGTTGCCGTGCGGGTGGCCCCCTGCGATGCTCGAGAGGCCGGCGGCTCGTGAGGCGACACCGCGAGATGGCGAGGCGAAGATGAGCGGAGAGGGCAGCTACACGACGGTGGACGCGGGCGCGTACGAGCGCTGCCGCGCGCTCTCGGGCGAGATCGACGAGGCGAGCTGGCGAGGGCTCGTTTCCGCCGCGCAGGCCGGGAGGTACGAGCTGTTCGGCGACGAGCCCGAGGACGTCGCCGAGACCGGCGCGCGCGCGCGGCGGACCGCCACGGGACGTCTCCTCGAGGGCTTCGACGCGGCGACCATCGTGCTGGGCGTGTGTTTCGTCGGCGCCAGCCGCCGGCTCCGCGCGGACGCGCCGGTGTCCGACTACCTCGTCCACGACGGGTTCGACCACCGCGCGGCGTTCCGCGCGGCCCTCAACGAGCCCGCCGCCGCCATCGCCGCGTGGGACGGCCTGCGGGCCACGATGAACGCGGCCTCGCCGGCGGATCTCCCCTGGTGGCTCACCACGCGCGCCCGTGGGTGCGACTGGTGGTGCGGCGCGACCGACCCCGCGACCGCGCTCGCGCTCGGCGAGGCGCTGCACTCCACCGGCGCGCTCGAGGCGGGCGCCGTAGCGCTCGAGGCGCAGGGGCGACCGGGCGGAGACCTCACGGATCTGCTCGCCATCGCCGAGCTGCTCACCACCGCCGGGCGAGCGGGGCGCTGGGTGCTAGGCGGCGCCGCAGGCACGTAGCCGCCCTCGAGGCGCGCGCGCAATTCGCCCGTGCTTCCGGTAGCATCACCTCGCGCTTGGCCGCCACGGCGAGGCCCGCGGGGAGAGACACCATGTGTGGGATTGCAGGAATTTTCGCGCGCAGGCAGAGCAAGCAGGCGCACACGCCGACGCGAGAGGAGCTCGCGCGCATGTGCGGGGCGATGCACCACCGCGGCCCCGACGAGTTCGGGGTCTACCGTGACGCGCGCTGTGGCCTCGCCCACGCGCGGCTCTCCATCATCGACCTCTCTACCGGCCAGCAGCCGCTCGCCAACGAAGACGGCACGCTGTGGATCGCCTTCAACGGCGAGATCTTCAACTACGTGGAGCTCCGCGCCGAGCTCGAGACCCTCGGCCACACGTTCCACACGAAGAGCGACACCGAGGTCATCGTCCACGCCTACGAGGCGTGGGGTGACGACGCCTTCGCGCGCATGAACGGCCAGTGGGCGGTGGCCCTCTGGGACGAGAAGCAGCAGAAGCTCGTGCTCTGCCGCGATCGCGTGGGCGTTCGCCCGCTCTACATTTGCGAGCACGAGGGGCGTGTGTTCTTCGGCAGCGAGGTGAAGGCCATCTTCGCGGCCGACGCGAGCATCCCTCGCGCCTTCGATCCGATCGGAATAGAGCAGACTTTTACCTTCTGGAGCGTCGTCCCGCCGCAGACCGTGTTCCGCGGAGTGGAGGAGCTCCGCCCGGGCTGGGTGCGCACGTACACCAAGGCAGGCGAGGTCAGCGAGCGGCCCTATTGGGAGCCGAGCTACGCCGAGCCCAACGGCACGAACGCCTTCAAGGGCTCCCTGGAGGACGCCACCGTCGCGGTGCGCGAGGCCCTCGAGAAGGCCACCGCGCTGCGCATGCTGCGCGCGGACGTGCAGGTCGGCAGCTATCTCTCGGGCGGCCTCGACAGCTCGTTCATTGCCGCCCTCGGCCTGCGCGCCAAGGGCGAGAAGTTCGCCACGTTCTCGGTCGGCTTCGAGGACGCGGAGTACGACGAGACGCAGTACCAGCGGCAGATGGCCGAGCGCCTCGGCACCGAGCACCACTCCATCGTGGTGAAGCGCGGCGACATCGCGCGGGTGTTCCCCGACGTGATCCGCTACGCCGAGCGCCCCGTCCTCCGCACCGCGCCCGCCCCGCTCTTCCTTCTCTCGAAGCTCGTGCACGAGGCCGGCATCAAGGTGGTGCTCACGGGCGAGGGCGCCGACGAGATGTTCGCCGGCTACGATCTGTTCCGCGAGGGCAAGGTGCGGCGCTTCTGGGCCAAGCAGCCGCAGTCGAAGTCACGACCGCTCCTGCTCGACCGGCTCTACCCGTATCTCGCGCGGTCGCCCGTGGCGCAGAAGGCGATGGCGGTGCAGTTCTTCGGCAAGAACCTGGAGGGAGCGGGCCTGCCGGGGTTCGCCCACGAGGCGCGGTGGCGGTCGACGGGCGCCCTGAAGCGCCTCTTCGCGCCCGCGGTGCAGGCCGAGGTGGGCGCGCGCGACGTCGCGGCCGAGCTCTTGGCCACCCTGCCGCCTGCGTTCAAGCGCTGGTCGACCCTGGCGCAAGACCAGTACCTCGAGATACGCACCCTGCTCACCGGCTACCTGCTCTCGTCGCAGGGCGACCGCATGCTCATGGGCAACAGCGTCGAAGGGCGCTTCCCGTTCCTCGACAAGGACGTCATCGCGCTCGCCGACTCGTTGCCTGCACACTACAAGCTTCGTGTCTTGGACGAGAAGCACATCCTGAAGCGCGCGAGCCGTGATCTCGTGCCCGCCGACATCCTCGCTCGCAAGAAGCAACCCTACCGTGCCCCCGACGCGCTCTCTTTCGTCGACGAGGCCGGCGCGCCGCCGGAGTGGGCCGCCGCGCTGATGAGCGAGGCCGCCATCGCCGAGGCGGGCGTGTTCTCCGTGCCGTCGTCGCAGACCCTCTGGAAGAAGTGCCTCGCGCGCGCGGCGAGCGGCCAGTTCTCGAACGCCGACAACATGGCGGTGGTCGGGATGCTCTCCACGCAGCTCGTGCACGAGCACATCGTGGCGCGTCCGGCCGCGCCTCGCGTGGTGCCCATCAAGACCGTGATTGACCGCCTCGCCTGAGCGAGATGGCGAACCCCTTCGCGCGCCGGAGGCCGCGCCGCGCTTCCCGACTCCTCGCTTGTTCTCTCGGGGCGAACCTGAGACTATCGGCCCCGCTTTCGAATGGCGCAATTCCGGCCCGACGCCGGCGTGAGGGAAGATACCCATGAGCATTCAGGACGACGTCCGCCAGTTCATCGTGAAGAACTTCTACGTGGCCGACGCGGCGGGCCTCGCGGACGACGCCTCGCTCCTCGACAAGGGCGTCATCGACTCCACGGGTGTGCTCGAGGTCGTCGCGCACCTCGAGGAGGCCTACGGCATCAAGGTCGACGACGCGGAGCTCTTGCCCGAGAACCTCGACTCCATCGCGCGCATCGCCGCGTTCGTTCAGAAGAAGAAGGGCTAAGCCTGGAGGCGCCCGCGCATCGTCGCCTGCCGCTCGGCCTGCTCGGCGCGCTGGGGATCATTTGCGCGGTCACCGCCTACGCGCCGCCCGCGGGGCGCCAGAACTGGGCGCTCGAGGTCGTCCCGGGGCTGTTGCTCGTGGCGTACATGGTGGCCACGTACCGACGGCGCCCCCTGTCGCACCTCGTGTACGTGGGCACGTTCCTCCACGTGCTCGTGCTCGTGTACGGAGGGTTCTACTCGTACGCCAAGACTCCGCTCGGCGAGTGGGCGCGGGTCGCGTTCCACCTCTCGCGCAACCACTACGATCGCGTCGGGCACCTCGCGCTCGGCTTCTTCCCGGCGCTCCTCGCGCGTGAGGTGCTGGTGAGGCACACGCCGCTCGTGCGCGGCGGCTGGCTCGCGTTCCTCGCGTGGTGCGTCGTGTTCGCGTTCGGCGCGTTCTGGGAGCTGCTCGAGTGGTGGACCACGCTGATCGTGGCGAGCGATCTCGGGCAGGCGTTCCTTGGCAGTCAGGGCGACGTCTGGGACGCGCAGTGGGACATGTTCCTCGTCGGCGTGGGCGGCGCGGTCGCGCTCGCGGTGATGGGCAAGGCCCACGACCGCTCGATGGCGCGCGTGCCCTCGTAGCCGGCCCACCGCCCCGGAAGCTGCAAGAGGGTGCCCGCGCGAACCGCCACCTCCGCGATCGCCTTCGCCGCCGCGGTCGCGCTCGCGTGTGCGTGCGGCAAGGGGCCGTCCTCGCCGGCCGCCGCGCCGTCCGCACCGTCCGCACCGTCCGCACCGCGCGCGCTCGCCGACGTGGCCTTCGTCGACGTCACGGTGCTGCCCCTCGACGCCGACCGCGCGCTCACGCACCACACCGTGCTCGTCGCGGGCGATCGGATCGTGGCGCTCTTCCCGACGGGGCAAGCGGAGCAGACGCTGCCGCCCGGCGTGCGCGTGGTCGACGGCCGAGGCAAGTTCCTGGTCCCGGGCCTCGCCGACCTGCACACCCACCTGAACCACGAGGAGGACCTGCGCCTCTACGTCGCGCACGGGATCACGACGGTGCGCAACATGTGGGGTGCGCCCGTGCATCTCCAGTGGCGTCGCGAGATCGCCGCGGGGGTGAGGCTGGGCCCCACGATCGTCACCGCCGGGCCGATCGTCGACGGCGCGGAGCCCGCCCACGATGGCAGCCTGGTGCTCCGTGGCCCCGAGGGGGCGGACGAGGCCGTCGGGCTACATCGCCGCATGGGTTACGATTTCATTAAGGTTTACAACGGCTTGTCCGTTGCGTCGTACGGCGCCCTCGCGGCGTCGGCCCGGCGCTCGGGCCTCGACGTCGCGGGCCACACGCCCGACGCCGTGGGCCTCGAGGGGGTCCTCGCCCTGGAGCAGCGCTCCGTCGAGCACATGCACGGCCTCGTCGACGCGGTGCAGCCTGCCGGCTCGCCCGCTCGGGGCAAGCGCGATCGCGCCTCGCGCGCCACGAAGCTCGCCCTCGCCGATCACGCTCAGCTCCCGGCGATCGCCGAGGGCCTCAAGGCGCGCGGCGTGTGGAGCTGCCCCACGCGGGTGGTCATGGACGCGTGGGCCCCCGCGGCGGAGGTGCGACGGCGGCTCGCGCAGCCCGAGATGAAGCTCGTTCCCGCGGCGACGCGCGCCACGTGGGAGCCGGGCCCCGACGACGCCGAGGAGCTCGCGCGCGACGCGGCCTCGGTGCGCCTCATCGACGCGTCGGTGCGTGCGGTGCACGCGGCCGGCGGCCGGCTGCTCGCGGGCACCGATCCGGGCAACCCGCTCGTGGTGCCCGGGTTCGCGCTGCACGACGAGCTCGCGCACCTCGTGCGTCTCGGGCTCACGCCCTACGAGGCGCTCCGCGTGGCCACGCGCGACGCCGCGGAGCTCCTCCACGCCGAGGCCTCGGTGGGCACGATCGCGCCAGGCCAACGGGCCGATGTGCTGTTGCTCGACGCCGATCCGCGCGCCGACATCCACAACACGCGGGCGATCGCCGGCGTCATGGTACGAGGCCGCTGGCTGCCCCCGAGCGAGCTCCAGGCGATGCTTACGGACGTGGCTCGCACGATCGACGGCGAGGCCACGGCGTTCGTGGGCCTCCCTGCCGTCGCCCTCCCAGGCGGCCCAGCCGCGCACGCGGAGCTCGAGGCCACGTTCGACGTCACCTGGAAGGGCGTCCACTTCGGGAGCGAGCGGGTCGTGGTGGGGCGCGAGGAGAACGGATCGCGTCGACTGCGCGCGCAGGCGTTCAACGCCCACAGCGGCCAGCGCATGACGCTGGCATTGGACCCGGATCGCCTCGCCCTCGAGAGCGACGGCCCGCAGGGGCGCGGGGCCCTCGCGCTCGAACGCAACCCTGGGGGAGTGGGCAAAGCGCGCCTCACCGCCACGAGGCTCTCGGGGCTCGCGGTCTCGCGCGAAGAGGTCCTCGCGCCGGGTGAGGCGTTGAGCGCCCAAGGCTTCGTCGTGTCGACGATCCTCCTCGGGCTCCGCGCGGCAGACCTCCCGCCGAACGCGTCGCGCGAGGTGAGGCAGCGCGAGGTGTCGCTCGGCTCTGAGGTCGAGATCGCGGAGCGCGCGGTGCTCGTCACGCGCGTGCCCGACGCGACCCTGGCGACCGCGCGGGGCTCGGTCGCCGCGCGGCGCTTCGAGGTGGTCCCGGCGGCGGGCGGGCGTGGTCCGAGGTCGCTGCTCTCGGTCGACGCGCGCGGGTGGCTCGTGCGCGCGGAGACGCGCTCGCATGGCGCGGTGCTGCGGTTCGAGCGCCGCTGACGCGCGCGCGGCTCGTCGCGCGCCGCGCGGGAGGCTACGCTCGGTCCAGATGGTGCGAGCTCGTTCGATTTGGACCTCCGTCGCGCACCTCGCGCACCTCGCGCCGCTCGCCTCGCTGGGCTGCGCCTCGGGGACGGCCCCGCCGGTCGCGCCGCCCCAGTCGGTCGAGCTGCCGCCTGCGCCCCCTCGCCCCCGAGAGGTCGCCACCGCCGACACGGCGACCGCGCCGCCTGCCGTCCCGCCGCGCGCGCCCGCGTCCGCGGAGCCCGCCGCGTCGTCGCGCGTTCGGGAGCCCGCGACCGAGCTCGGTGGGCGCCTCTCGCCGTCGCTGA from Myxococcales bacterium harbors:
- a CDS encoding DUF2238 domain-containing protein; translation: MVATYRRRPLSHLVYVGTFLHVLVLVYGGFYSYAKTPLGEWARVAFHLSRNHYDRVGHLALGFFPALLAREVLVRHTPLVRGGWLAFLAWCVVFAFGAFWELLEWWTTLIVASDLGQAFLGSQGDVWDAQWDMFLVGVGGAVALAVMGKAHDRSMARVPS
- a CDS encoding amidohydrolase family protein, producing the protein MPARTATSAIAFAAAVALACACGKGPSSPAAAPSAPSAPSAPRALADVAFVDVTVLPLDADRALTHHTVLVAGDRIVALFPTGQAEQTLPPGVRVVDGRGKFLVPGLADLHTHLNHEEDLRLYVAHGITTVRNMWGAPVHLQWRREIAAGVRLGPTIVTAGPIVDGAEPAHDGSLVLRGPEGADEAVGLHRRMGYDFIKVYNGLSVASYGALAASARRSGLDVAGHTPDAVGLEGVLALEQRSVEHMHGLVDAVQPAGSPARGKRDRASRATKLALADHAQLPAIAEGLKARGVWSCPTRVVMDAWAPAAEVRRRLAQPEMKLVPAATRATWEPGPDDAEELARDAASVRLIDASVRAVHAAGGRLLAGTDPGNPLVVPGFALHDELAHLVRLGLTPYEALRVATRDAAELLHAEASVGTIAPGQRADVLLLDADPRADIHNTRAIAGVMVRGRWLPPSELQAMLTDVARTIDGEATAFVGLPAVALPGGPAAHAELEATFDVTWKGVHFGSERVVVGREENGSRRLRAQAFNAHSGQRMTLALDPDRLALESDGPQGRGALALERNPGGVGKARLTATRLSGLAVSREEVLAPGEALSAQGFVVSTILLGLRAADLPPNASREVRQREVSLGSEVEIAERAVLVTRVPDATLATARGSVAARRFEVVPAAGGRGPRSLLSVDARGWLVRAETRSHGAVLRFERR
- a CDS encoding ERAP1-like C-terminal domain-containing protein; translated protein: MPAGSPGTPAAPPWQIPVCARAGGGTKTDAESITCTLLATEKGALALPSCPAWALPNDGASGYYRVGHSPALLAGLAAHMSRLTPAEKIALSGDVLAAARAGKADLGAFLGLVPALAKDSDVQVVEAALWPVATLRDTPLVTKATRREYATFVQRNFGARARTLGLRAKPNEDENTRWLRPGLVEVVADQGEDPALRAECGKLARAWLTDKNAIEPELVGTVLAIAARFGDRALFDALVREAKTTRDRRDRDYALGALGQFQEPALVSASLALVLDPGLDARETVRLLWSATRLPETVPLAYAFLKDHFDALVARLPRDTAAGFPNVGAAFCDDARRSEIEAFFGPRAARYVGGPRLYAQALENLHLCHTFRVAQEPKVTAFFTKKR
- the asnB gene encoding asparagine synthase (glutamine-hydrolyzing), which produces MCGIAGIFARRQSKQAHTPTREELARMCGAMHHRGPDEFGVYRDARCGLAHARLSIIDLSTGQQPLANEDGTLWIAFNGEIFNYVELRAELETLGHTFHTKSDTEVIVHAYEAWGDDAFARMNGQWAVALWDEKQQKLVLCRDRVGVRPLYICEHEGRVFFGSEVKAIFAADASIPRAFDPIGIEQTFTFWSVVPPQTVFRGVEELRPGWVRTYTKAGEVSERPYWEPSYAEPNGTNAFKGSLEDATVAVREALEKATALRMLRADVQVGSYLSGGLDSSFIAALGLRAKGEKFATFSVGFEDAEYDETQYQRQMAERLGTEHHSIVVKRGDIARVFPDVIRYAERPVLRTAPAPLFLLSKLVHEAGIKVVLTGEGADEMFAGYDLFREGKVRRFWAKQPQSKSRPLLLDRLYPYLARSPVAQKAMAVQFFGKNLEGAGLPGFAHEARWRSTGALKRLFAPAVQAEVGARDVAAELLATLPPAFKRWSTLAQDQYLEIRTLLTGYLLSSQGDRMLMGNSVEGRFPFLDKDVIALADSLPAHYKLRVLDEKHILKRASRDLVPADILARKKQPYRAPDALSFVDEAGAPPEWAAALMSEAAIAEAGVFSVPSSQTLWKKCLARAASGQFSNADNMAVVGMLSTQLVHEHIVARPAAPRVVPIKTVIDRLA
- a CDS encoding acyl carrier protein, giving the protein MSIQDDVRQFIVKNFYVADAAGLADDASLLDKGVIDSTGVLEVVAHLEEAYGIKVDDAELLPENLDSIARIAAFVQKKKG